From Providencia sp. R33, a single genomic window includes:
- the kdpD gene encoding two-component system sensor histidine kinase KdpD — protein MKNQEPSRPNPDDLLVKANEDGRGKLKIFFGACAGVGKTYAMLQEAQRLRSQGLDVLIGVVETHEREETAALLDGLSVLPHRKLQHRGRRLNAFDIDAAIARHPAIILMDELAFSNPTGSRHPKRWQDVEELLDAGIDVLTTINVQHIESLNDIVGSITGIRVRETVPDHIFDAANEVVLVDLPPDDLRQRLKEGKVYIPGQAERAIEHFFRKGNLIALRELALRRTADRVDDQMREFRDGKGEAPVWHTRDGLLLCIGHNMGNEKLVRAAARLAAKFGSVWHAVYVETPTLHQLPESQRRAVLKALRLAQDLGAETATLSDSSEEKAILRYAREHNLGKILIGRRDKHRKWPKLNFRPGFADRLGKLGPDLDLVIVALEEKSDWDKEPERKPFSEKWRSDLNGYLMAIVMCAAITLFSRTFLLALDKANLVTLYLLGVVLIALFYGRRPSVFAALVNVISFDLFFVQPHFSLAIMDMQYLVTFSVMLIVGVVVGNLTAGMRYQARIARYREQRTRHLYEMTKELGQALNTEDIGKTGYHFLNNAFQAKSCLLVPDENGNLRPLLCDGHTPMQIDKAIAKWSFDKRQPAGAGTDTLPSVPYQLQPITTVDQTLAVLAIEPRNLRQLMIPEQQRMLQTFTGLIASALSRLQLTKQAESAKLDIEREQLRNSLLAALSHDLKTPLTVLFGQTEILMLNLSAENSPLTAQVNQMRQQVLSTSRLVNNLLDMARLQSGSIQPNLEWESLQEITSSAVRTLDYTLHSHPLEINIPADLLLYCDAMLIERVLINLLENAVKYSHEDTPIGINGYIEGQKIHIEVWDASNAIPDGQEKTIFDKFSRAQKESAIPGVGLGLAICRAIIQLHEGEIWAQNNNKGGASFHFVLPLKQLPDIEAEV, from the coding sequence ATGAAAAATCAGGAACCTTCTCGCCCAAACCCTGATGATTTATTGGTGAAAGCCAATGAAGATGGCCGCGGTAAATTAAAAATCTTTTTCGGCGCCTGTGCAGGTGTCGGGAAAACCTATGCCATGCTACAAGAGGCTCAACGCCTACGCTCACAAGGGTTAGATGTCCTTATCGGCGTGGTGGAAACCCATGAAAGGGAAGAAACTGCTGCCTTATTGGATGGACTATCGGTGCTGCCACATAGAAAATTACAGCACCGTGGTCGCCGTTTAAATGCATTTGATATTGATGCGGCAATTGCGAGACACCCAGCCATTATACTCATGGATGAGTTAGCGTTTAGTAACCCAACTGGCAGCCGTCACCCAAAACGCTGGCAAGATGTTGAGGAGCTATTAGATGCAGGCATCGATGTGCTAACCACCATTAACGTTCAACATATTGAAAGCTTGAATGACATTGTGGGGAGCATAACGGGTATTCGTGTGCGCGAAACGGTTCCTGATCATATTTTTGATGCCGCCAATGAGGTGGTGTTAGTCGACCTACCCCCTGACGATTTACGCCAGCGCCTGAAAGAAGGCAAAGTGTATATTCCAGGGCAAGCTGAACGCGCCATTGAGCATTTTTTCCGTAAAGGAAACTTAATTGCGCTACGTGAGCTGGCTTTACGCCGCACCGCTGATCGCGTTGATGACCAAATGCGAGAGTTTCGTGACGGTAAAGGTGAGGCCCCAGTTTGGCACACCCGTGATGGGCTTTTATTGTGTATTGGCCATAATATGGGTAATGAAAAATTGGTGCGTGCGGCCGCAAGGCTCGCTGCAAAGTTTGGCAGCGTATGGCATGCAGTTTATGTCGAAACCCCCACACTCCACCAGCTCCCTGAATCGCAACGTCGCGCTGTGCTCAAAGCACTGCGCCTTGCCCAAGATTTAGGGGCAGAAACCGCCACCTTATCTGATTCTTCCGAAGAAAAAGCCATACTGCGTTATGCGCGAGAACATAATTTAGGCAAGATATTGATTGGCCGCCGCGATAAACACCGCAAATGGCCCAAACTCAATTTCCGCCCAGGCTTTGCAGATCGCTTAGGGAAATTAGGGCCCGATCTCGATTTAGTGATTGTCGCCCTTGAAGAAAAAAGCGATTGGGATAAAGAGCCTGAAAGAAAACCATTTTCTGAAAAATGGCGTTCCGATTTAAATGGTTACTTGATGGCGATTGTGATGTGCGCCGCTATCACCTTATTTTCTAGAACATTTTTACTCGCATTAGACAAAGCGAACCTCGTAACGCTCTATTTATTAGGCGTGGTACTGATTGCCCTATTTTACGGGCGCCGCCCTTCTGTCTTTGCCGCACTTGTTAACGTTATTAGCTTCGACCTATTTTTTGTTCAGCCTCATTTTTCCCTCGCCATCATGGATATGCAATACTTAGTGACCTTTAGCGTGATGCTAATTGTCGGTGTCGTTGTGGGAAACCTGACCGCAGGCATGCGTTACCAAGCGAGAATTGCCCGCTATAGAGAACAACGAACTCGCCATCTCTATGAAATGACGAAAGAATTAGGACAAGCACTCAATACGGAAGATATCGGAAAGACAGGCTATCACTTTCTTAATAATGCTTTTCAAGCAAAAAGCTGCTTATTAGTACCTGATGAAAATGGCAATTTGCGCCCACTATTATGTGATGGGCATACACCGATGCAAATTGATAAAGCCATTGCCAAATGGAGTTTTGATAAGCGCCAGCCTGCAGGGGCGGGAACAGATACCCTGCCAAGTGTGCCTTATCAATTGCAGCCGATCACAACGGTAGATCAAACCTTAGCCGTATTAGCCATCGAACCCCGTAACTTACGCCAGTTGATGATCCCTGAACAACAACGCATGTTGCAGACGTTTACAGGGCTGATCGCCAGCGCCCTTTCGCGCTTACAACTGACAAAACAAGCTGAATCCGCCAAATTAGATATTGAACGCGAGCAACTGCGAAACTCCTTACTAGCCGCACTTTCTCACGATTTAAAAACACCGTTAACGGTTTTATTTGGGCAAACGGAAATTTTGATGCTGAACTTATCCGCAGAAAACTCCCCTCTGACGGCGCAAGTTAACCAAATGCGCCAACAAGTACTTAGCACGTCACGTTTAGTGAATAACTTACTCGATATGGCGCGTTTACAATCTGGCAGTATTCAACCCAATCTTGAATGGGAATCTTTGCAAGAAATAACCAGTAGCGCGGTCAGAACATTAGATTACACATTACACAGTCACCCATTAGAGATTAACATTCCCGCTGATTTACTGTTATATTGCGATGCCATGTTAATCGAGCGAGTATTAATTAACTTATTGGAAAATGCCGTAAAATATAGCCATGAAGATACCCCCATTGGCATCAATGGCTATATTGAAGGGCAGAAAATTCATATTGAAGTGTGGGATGCCAGTAACGCTATTCCTGATGGACAAGAAAAAACGATTTTTGATAAATTTTCTCGCGCACAAAAAGAGTCCGCAATCCCTGGTGTTGGCCTTGGGCTGGCTATCTGCCGCGCAATCATTCAATTACACGAAGGGGAAATTTGGGCGCAAAATAATAATAAAGGTGGAGCTAGCTTCCACTTTGTTTTACCTTTAAAGCAACTCCCTGATATTGAAGCTGAAGTTTAG
- the kdpE gene encoding two-component system response regulator KdpE translates to MSSHQILIVEDEKEIRRFVRLALEGEGWKVFEAENCQRGLIEAGTRQPNLLILDLGLPDGDGLDLIRDLRKWSSIPIIVLSAREEESQKVAALDAGADDYLTKPFGISELLARVRVALRRFGKVGQESSQFQFGDITVDFINRIVTKQNEELHLTPIEFRLLSELVANSGKVLTQRHLLLQVWGPSYIEHNHYLRIYMGHLRQKLENDPTRPVHLLTETGIGYRFMP, encoded by the coding sequence GTGAGCAGCCATCAAATCCTGATTGTTGAAGATGAAAAAGAAATTCGCCGCTTTGTCCGACTTGCATTGGAGGGTGAAGGCTGGAAAGTTTTCGAGGCTGAGAATTGCCAACGGGGGTTGATTGAAGCAGGCACAAGACAACCGAATTTACTGATCTTAGACCTTGGGCTGCCTGATGGTGATGGGCTTGATTTAATTCGTGATTTACGAAAATGGAGCAGCATTCCCATTATTGTCTTGTCTGCCCGCGAAGAAGAATCACAAAAAGTTGCCGCTCTTGATGCAGGCGCGGATGATTATTTAACAAAACCTTTTGGTATCAGTGAATTACTCGCCCGAGTTCGTGTGGCTTTGCGCCGTTTTGGTAAAGTGGGCCAAGAAAGCTCACAATTTCAATTTGGTGATATTACTGTCGATTTTATTAATCGGATTGTCACTAAGCAAAATGAAGAATTGCACCTCACGCCTATTGAGTTTCGCTTACTTAGCGAATTAGTTGCTAATAGCGGTAAGGTATTGACTCAACGTCATTTATTATTGCAAGTATGGGGTCCAAGCTATATTGAGCATAACCATTATTTGCGGATTTATATGGGTCACTTACGGCAGAAATTGGAAAATGACCCAACTCGCCCGGTTCATTTATTA